The following are encoded in a window of Clostridium thermarum genomic DNA:
- a CDS encoding DUF6323 family protein, giving the protein MKRNGRIEFGSGVIGKIIMEFCDSPYISKHNYVEILNELIDIFLYLIFR; this is encoded by the coding sequence TTGAAAAGGAATGGTCGTATTGAGTTTGGCAGCGGTGTAATTGGAAAAATAATTATGGAGTTTTGTGACTCTCCTTATATTTCAAAACATAACTATGTAGAAATACTAAATGAGCTAATAGATATTTTTTTATATTTAATTTTCAGATAA
- a CDS encoding 4Fe-4S dicluster-binding protein has translation MEEKKKIIRKKAKVLKDQCVACGTCEAECPIEAIKVVAGVFAEVDEGRCVGCSKCEKVCPASIIEIIEKEVVK, from the coding sequence ATGGAAGAGAAAAAGAAAATAATAAGAAAGAAGGCTAAAGTTTTAAAAGATCAATGTGTGGCCTGCGGAACTTGTGAAGCAGAGTGTCCTATAGAGGCAATAAAGGTTGTAGCGGGAGTATTTGCAGAGGTTGATGAAGGCAGATGCGTAGGCTGTTCTAAGTGTGAAAAAGTCTGCCCAGCTTCTATAATAGAAATAATTGAGAAGGAAGTGGTGAAGTAA
- a CDS encoding carbohydrate ABC transporter permease — translation MSYGVVKQTNMKPNPIRKGINILNSKKVAPYIFVLPFILSFLIFFLYPLISTVIMSFQKILGPGEVEFIGFKNYSKLFNKHFLNAIFVTTRYTFWTILVLVPLPIIIAVLLNNKLTFAKNFFRASLFIPALTSVIVAGLFFRLVFGEQSTTLVNFILGKFGIEPIVWLQGKHTGMFVLVLLCTWRWLGVNVVYFLSGLQTIPAELYEAAAIDGANEVQKFRHITMPGLRPVITYVVTISVYGGYSMFAESYALWSGPRSPGEIGMTIVNYIYHQGFNQNDLGFGSAIGIVLLLLVMLVNILQLSATGFFKKESD, via the coding sequence ATGTCCTATGGTGTAGTAAAACAAACTAATATGAAACCAAATCCCATTAGAAAAGGGATTAATATACTAAATTCCAAAAAGGTTGCGCCCTATATTTTTGTTTTACCTTTTATATTATCATTTCTGATATTTTTTCTATATCCTTTAATCTCTACAGTTATTATGAGCTTTCAAAAGATACTTGGCCCAGGGGAAGTAGAGTTTATTGGATTCAAAAACTATTCAAAGCTCTTCAATAAACATTTTTTAAACGCTATTTTTGTAACCACAAGATATACCTTTTGGACCATTCTTGTATTGGTTCCGTTGCCAATTATCATAGCTGTTTTGCTAAACAACAAATTGACCTTTGCAAAGAACTTTTTTAGAGCATCACTTTTTATACCTGCATTGACTTCAGTTATTGTAGCAGGATTATTTTTCAGACTTGTTTTTGGTGAACAATCAACAACCCTAGTGAACTTTATTCTAGGTAAGTTTGGAATTGAGCCAATAGTTTGGTTGCAGGGAAAACATACAGGTATGTTTGTGTTGGTGCTTTTATGTACTTGGAGATGGCTTGGGGTTAATGTTGTATATTTTCTATCTGGTTTGCAAACAATTCCGGCAGAACTATACGAGGCTGCTGCCATTGATGGAGCAAATGAAGTTCAAAAGTTTAGACATATTACCATGCCTGGTCTTAGGCCGGTAATAACTTACGTTGTAACCATAAGTGTATATGGAGGCTACTCCATGTTTGCAGAGTCCTATGCCCTATGGTCAGGGCCTCGTTCTCCAGGAGAAATTGGAATGACTATCGTAAACTACATTTATCATCAAGGCTTTAATCAGAATGACCTTGGCTTTGGATCTGCTATAGGCATAGTTCTTCTCTTATTAGTGATGCTTGTAAACATATTACAGCTTTCAGCAACAGGATTCTTTAAGAAGGAGAGTGATTAA
- a CDS encoding cache domain-containing sensor histidine kinase, with protein MKLNINKSSITKSRLSRIIEEHTGFFRNIKIQYRLLILMLAISLVPLIIISVFSYENSINALTKKISAYSVQVMDQISENIGREIDRFENDSIEIGYSDIVQETLLNYDSLSSWQVLNRERKMKEMMMKKFSLLHDVSDVLIYTNKMERITAYGDSGFPLNFTDTYFYNYQEEIHKEEGKPVWKSINPEGQKRLVNFATEEEQISKSNGILIGRAIKSLNDGDIIGSLMIRINERYFANIYRNIDLGQGSDIFVIDRKGIVISSINKDISLGKLYKNVELISNIINNSDKGNRTFNLKIDNHLHLVAFTPIVKTDWFVVSTIPYAYLNSESASIGFRILLFGLICSILAIILSYFFSKSISLPLKRLVHSMNLAKGGDLSVNIKDESKDEIGEVARNFNVMVYEIKNLMENVKSKERQKRDAEFKALQAQINPHFLSNTLNTVKWLANIQRAENIENLITSLIQLLHANMGKGETLVTVNDEIEYIKNYINIQEYRYFNKFVVNYDLEEKILNYRIPKFTLQPVVENALIHGIEPMEGQGVIVIKGYEYNGTVKISITDNGIGISEKKLATLLGKGENVDKRRLSGIGINNVNERIKMYFGEQYGLTINSIEGLYTTVEISFPILK; from the coding sequence ATGAAACTAAATATTAATAAATCATCAATAACTAAAAGTAGACTTAGTAGAATAATTGAAGAACATACAGGATTCTTTAGAAATATTAAAATACAGTATAGGCTGCTAATATTAATGCTTGCAATATCATTGGTTCCACTGATAATTATAAGTGTTTTTTCTTATGAAAATTCCATAAATGCCCTTACCAAAAAGATCAGTGCTTATTCAGTGCAGGTTATGGATCAGATAAGTGAAAACATAGGTAGAGAGATTGACAGGTTTGAAAATGACAGTATTGAAATTGGATATTCAGATATAGTTCAAGAAACTTTGCTTAATTACGATAGTTTAAGTTCTTGGCAAGTATTGAACAGGGAACGTAAAATGAAGGAGATGATGATGAAAAAGTTTTCTCTGCTTCATGACGTATCTGATGTTTTAATTTATACAAATAAAATGGAAAGAATAACAGCCTATGGTGATAGTGGATTTCCATTAAATTTTACGGATACTTATTTTTACAATTATCAAGAGGAAATTCATAAGGAAGAAGGAAAGCCAGTATGGAAATCTATAAATCCAGAAGGACAAAAACGTCTGGTTAACTTTGCTACTGAGGAAGAACAGATAAGTAAGAGTAATGGTATTTTGATTGGAAGAGCCATAAAGTCTTTAAATGACGGTGATATTATAGGCTCTTTGATGATTCGCATAAATGAAAGATACTTTGCAAACATATATAGAAATATTGATTTAGGACAAGGTTCCGATATATTTGTCATTGATAGGAAGGGTATAGTTATTTCAAGCATCAATAAAGATATTTCTCTAGGAAAGCTATATAAGAATGTAGAGCTTATAAGTAATATTATTAACAACTCTGACAAGGGGAACAGGACTTTTAATTTAAAGATTGACAATCACCTACATCTTGTTGCCTTTACACCCATTGTAAAAACCGATTGGTTCGTTGTAAGCACCATTCCATATGCCTATTTAAATTCAGAATCTGCCAGCATAGGTTTCAGAATATTGTTATTTGGTTTGATATGTTCCATACTTGCCATTATACTCTCCTATTTCTTTTCTAAGAGTATTTCACTACCTTTAAAAAGACTGGTACACTCTATGAATCTTGCTAAGGGGGGCGATCTATCTGTCAATATAAAAGATGAGAGTAAAGATGAAATTGGGGAAGTGGCAAGAAACTTTAATGTCATGGTTTACGAAATAAAAAATCTCATGGAAAATGTAAAAAGCAAAGAACGGCAGAAGAGAGATGCTGAATTTAAAGCTCTCCAAGCTCAAATAAATCCGCATTTTCTTTCAAATACACTAAATACTGTAAAGTGGCTGGCAAATATTCAAAGGGCTGAGAATATAGAGAATCTTATAACCTCTTTAATACAGTTACTACATGCCAACATGGGAAAGGGTGAAACGCTGGTCACTGTTAACGATGAAATAGAGTATATTAAAAACTACATTAATATACAAGAGTACAGATATTTTAACAAATTTGTAGTCAATTACGATTTGGAGGAGAAAATACTTAACTATAGGATTCCAAAGTTCACTCTGCAGCCCGTGGTGGAAAATGCTCTGATCCATGGCATCGAGCCTATGGAAGGGCAAGGAGTTATAGTTATAAAGGGCTATGAATATAATGGAACTGTAAAGATTAGCATAACGGATAATGGTATAGGAATATCGGAGAAAAAATTAGCTACTTTACTTGGTAAGGGAGAGAACGTTGATAAGAGGAGATTAAGCGGTATCGGCATTAATAATGTAAATGAAAGAATCAAGATGTACTTTGGAGAACAATACGGTTTAACTATAAATAGTATAGAAGGACTTTATACCACTGTAGAGATATCTTTTCCAATTCTAAAGTGA
- a CDS encoding GNAT family N-acetyltransferase translates to MIILSKSPFEQFPYIVTDEITLRKILASDLDSLFEIYSNEKLFQYTPVVLRKNKDTVTNMIGHFERDFNKKKGIFLGICLNSEPDHIVGVAEIFDYFADVNMVTIGYRLNHCYWSKGIATKTVKGMTDYLLKEIGINRVQAFVMPDNIKSQNVLQRNGFTKEGLIRQGYHWKGHGVVDLILFSLLRSDVEI, encoded by the coding sequence ATGATAATCTTGAGCAAAAGTCCTTTTGAGCAATTTCCTTATATTGTGACGGATGAAATAACATTAAGAAAAATTTTAGCTTCAGACCTGGATAGTCTTTTTGAAATATATAGTAATGAAAAGCTCTTTCAATATACTCCCGTAGTGCTCAGAAAGAATAAAGATACTGTGACCAATATGATAGGACATTTTGAAAGGGATTTTAATAAGAAAAAGGGAATTTTTCTTGGAATATGCCTGAACAGTGAACCTGACCACATTGTTGGGGTGGCAGAAATCTTTGATTACTTTGCTGATGTAAACATGGTTACAATAGGTTATAGGCTTAATCACTGTTATTGGTCAAAAGGAATAGCTACAAAAACTGTAAAGGGAATGACAGATTATCTATTAAAGGAGATTGGAATTAATCGTGTACAAGCCTTTGTTATGCCGGATAATATTAAATCTCAAAATGTGTTACAAAGAAATGGATTTACGAAGGAGGGATTAATACGTCAAGGATACCATTGGAAGGGACATGGTGTAGTTGATCTAATATTATTTTCATTATTGAGGTCTGATGTTGAAATATGA
- a CDS encoding 4Fe-4S binding protein: MAKKKKKVWYEYLWIATSLYLFLGLFNILFAWIGLICFTVPLIIAISGGGKIYCSTYCGRGQLLKLLGTKFKLSKNKPMPKFFRTKWFRYGFLIFFLVMFANMLFNTYLVFNGARELKEVVTLLWTWKVPWQWVNTSYVTPWIAQFAFGFYSLMLTSTILGLITMAIYKPRSWCVYCPMGTATQGISILKYKRK; encoded by the coding sequence ATGGCAAAGAAGAAAAAGAAGGTTTGGTATGAATATCTATGGATTGCCACATCCTTATATTTATTTTTGGGATTATTTAATATTCTTTTTGCTTGGATAGGCTTAATATGTTTTACCGTCCCCTTGATTATAGCTATTTCAGGTGGAGGAAAGATCTATTGCAGCACTTATTGTGGAAGAGGACAACTGTTAAAACTACTTGGTACTAAGTTTAAACTCTCGAAAAATAAACCAATGCCAAAGTTTTTTAGGACAAAATGGTTTAGATATGGATTCTTAATATTCTTTCTAGTGATGTTTGCAAATATGCTTTTTAATACCTATTTGGTCTTTAACGGAGCCCGTGAATTAAAAGAAGTAGTGACTCTTCTTTGGACCTGGAAAGTGCCCTGGCAGTGGGTGAATACAAGTTATGTTACCCCTTGGATAGCACAGTTTGCCTTTGGATTTTATAGTCTAATGTTGACATCAACTATTCTAGGACTGATAACTATGGCCATATATAAGCCCCGTTCATGGTGTGTTTACTGCCCAATGGGAACAGCAACTCAAGGAATATCAATTTTAAAATACAAAAGAAAATAA
- a CDS encoding carbohydrate ABC transporter permease — protein sequence MKSKRRHRPIAVIITFIVLSIFAIFCLAPFIFMLQSSFKPGAEMIRNGITINLDFESWNLNNYKLLYTARDGIYLYWFRNSIIITALFTACSLFFSSLVGYGLAAYDFKGKRLLFIIVLIVMTVPVEILILPLYKLTINLKLIDTYAGVILPFMVSPFAIFFFRQYAVGIPKDFIDAGRIDGCSEYSIYFRIMLPLMKPAFGAMTILQAMTSWNSFVWPLIVLRSDKMLTLQIGLQALIAPYGNNYDLLLSGAVMSIVPIVILFLFNQKAFISGLTVGGVKG from the coding sequence ATGAAATCTAAGCGAAGACATAGGCCTATAGCAGTAATTATAACATTTATTGTTTTGTCTATATTTGCAATATTTTGCCTTGCACCCTTTATATTTATGCTACAATCATCCTTTAAACCCGGGGCTGAAATGATAAGAAATGGAATAACAATAAATTTGGATTTTGAGAGTTGGAATCTTAATAATTATAAGCTTCTTTACACCGCAAGAGACGGAATATATCTATATTGGTTTAGAAACAGCATTATCATAACTGCACTTTTTACAGCATGCTCTCTTTTCTTTTCATCACTGGTAGGGTATGGACTTGCTGCTTATGATTTTAAAGGAAAAAGATTATTATTTATAATCGTCTTGATTGTTATGACAGTGCCGGTGGAAATACTCATATTGCCTTTGTATAAATTGACTATAAACTTAAAACTTATTGATACCTATGCAGGGGTAATACTACCTTTTATGGTTTCTCCCTTTGCAATTTTCTTTTTCAGACAATATGCAGTTGGCATACCAAAGGACTTTATTGATGCTGGAAGAATTGATGGTTGTTCAGAATACAGTATATATTTCAGGATAATGTTACCTCTAATGAAGCCTGCTTTTGGAGCCATGACTATACTACAGGCAATGACAAGCTGGAATAGTTTTGTATGGCCCCTAATAGTCCTTCGTTCAGATAAAATGCTGACTCTTCAAATAGGATTACAGGCATTGATTGCACCTTATGGCAACAACTATGACTTATTATTATCAGGAGCTGTTATGTCTATTGTTCCAATTGTAATATTATTCTTATTTAATCAAAAGGCCTTTATTTCAGGTCTTACCGTAGGTGGAGTTAAAGGATAA
- a CDS encoding response regulator transcription factor → MIKVLIVDDDSISRTSIKTLIDWNKHGFEICGEAANGENGLETIKEQHPHIVITDMSMPVMNGVEFIDYLNKNYPNIKVIALSGYDQYDYVRQSMKKGAVDYILKHTLNAEALLNVLKTACDLIRNERMENDNRNKMEKALKESISEMKQKFIRELVSGGFDDIGEVKQKISDLGLSIDMSNLIVVAVELDNFHHLKEKLTTKGIKKIISSFMEISTEILNDMGNAFITNIEEEKFAMLFTPGNLRSCSEMHNNVFASINRIKECIKRYLNITACFSISSTIVSIMDVHKYYVEAEKNLKNKFFKGKDSIFQENIVTNKRKEILTLDMNDEKTIIEALKFANREKLQECIKNIFNPVILNEMSQASIGIICVELINIVNRIARESGINIKDIYSDGEIPYEEMKKYETINEVRDWILSVYERVLKFIEISEISSDYSEPTRKAISFIHKNYSSNISLNDAAEEIGVNSSYLSRIFKKDCGIGFNEYLNHIRVEHAKWFIENRDFKLKDITKRVGFNSYTYFFTVFKEFIGITPQEYEDIVVKKVK, encoded by the coding sequence TTGATTAAAGTATTGATAGTAGATGATGACTCTATATCTAGAACCAGCATTAAGACCCTAATTGATTGGAATAAACATGGTTTTGAAATATGTGGGGAAGCAGCGAATGGAGAAAACGGCTTAGAAACTATTAAAGAACAACATCCCCACATTGTAATCACGGATATGAGTATGCCTGTTATGAATGGAGTTGAGTTTATTGATTATCTTAATAAAAACTATCCTAACATTAAGGTCATAGCGTTGAGCGGTTACGATCAGTATGACTATGTAAGACAAAGTATGAAAAAAGGTGCTGTAGATTATATATTAAAGCATACCCTAAATGCCGAAGCCTTGTTGAATGTGCTAAAAACTGCCTGTGACCTCATTAGAAATGAACGTATGGAAAATGATAATAGAAATAAAATGGAGAAAGCATTAAAGGAAAGTATATCCGAAATGAAGCAGAAGTTTATACGGGAACTTGTATCCGGAGGCTTTGATGACATAGGTGAAGTGAAACAGAAGATATCAGATTTGGGATTAAGCATAGATATGAGTAATCTAATTGTAGTAGCTGTAGAGCTGGATAACTTTCATCATCTAAAAGAGAAGCTTACAACTAAGGGTATAAAAAAGATAATCTCATCTTTTATGGAAATATCAACAGAGATTTTAAATGATATGGGGAATGCTTTTATTACAAATATAGAAGAAGAAAAGTTTGCAATGCTATTTACTCCAGGTAATTTGCGAAGCTGCTCCGAAATGCATAATAATGTTTTTGCATCCATAAATAGAATTAAAGAATGTATAAAGAGGTATCTTAACATTACTGCTTGTTTTAGTATAAGCAGCACTATTGTCAGCATTATGGATGTACATAAATATTATGTGGAGGCTGAGAAAAATCTAAAAAACAAATTCTTTAAAGGTAAGGATTCAATATTTCAGGAGAATATAGTAACGAATAAGAGAAAAGAAATATTAACCCTTGACATGAATGATGAGAAGACAATTATTGAAGCATTGAAATTTGCTAACAGAGAAAAACTCCAAGAGTGCATCAAAAATATTTTTAATCCCGTTATACTTAATGAAATGAGCCAAGCATCTATTGGAATTATCTGCGTGGAGCTCATTAATATAGTAAACAGAATAGCTAGAGAATCCGGCATAAATATTAAGGATATCTATTCGGATGGAGAGATACCCTATGAAGAAATGAAAAAGTATGAGACGATTAATGAAGTAAGAGATTGGATTTTAAGTGTTTATGAGAGGGTATTAAAATTTATTGAGATTTCTGAAATAAGTTCAGATTATTCAGAGCCAACAAGGAAAGCAATTTCTTTTATTCATAAAAATTATAGTTCAAACATCTCTTTGAATGATGCTGCAGAAGAAATAGGGGTAAATAGTTCCTATCTCAGCAGGATATTTAAAAAGGACTGCGGCATAGGCTTTAACGAGTATTTGAATCATATAAGAGTAGAACATGCTAAGTGGTTTATCGAAAATAGAGATTTCAAGTTAAAAGATATTACCAAAAGGGTAGGATTCAATAGCTATACCTACTTTTTCACAGTGTTTAAGGAGTTTATAGGCATAACGCCACAGGAATATGAGGATATTGTAGTGAAAAAAGTAAAATAA
- a CDS encoding rhodanese-like domain-containing protein: MFKFMFKNTLKSVEVNEIQDLLGKIELIDVREPYEYKYGHLPTAKNIPMDELIHKADKLLDKSKEYHIICQSGGRSSNVCSILKGKGFNVVNVSGGTGRYRGKLER; encoded by the coding sequence ATGTTTAAATTTATGTTTAAAAATACTTTAAAATCTGTAGAAGTTAATGAAATACAAGATTTACTAGGAAAAATAGAATTAATAGATGTTAGAGAACCCTATGAATATAAATACGGGCACCTGCCAACTGCAAAGAATATCCCTATGGATGAGCTTATTCATAAAGCAGATAAACTATTAGATAAATCAAAGGAATATCATATTATCTGTCAATCTGGAGGCAGAAGTTCCAATGTTTGCAGTATTTTAAAGGGAAAGGGCTTCAATGTAGTGAATGTATCTGGTGGAACCGGTAGATATAGGGGAAAATTAGAAAGGTGA
- a CDS encoding ABC transporter substrate-binding protein, with protein MKKSLAFLLTAVTSVSLLFAGCGKGDKPADKTGNDSGDATPKVTTLNFWTFQELHKQFWDDAVITWNKNHPDKPIEVKTDVYPYDDMHNKLLIALQSGTGAPDIADIEISKFENYVKSSNPPLLELNDIVEPVKDNLVMGRLDTYAKNGKYYGVDYHAGAQVMYYNKEILEKAGVNVDDIKTWDDYMEAGKKVVAATGIPMATIETTDQWTFYPLINMQGSDYFDKDGKAQLDNQINIKTLQMLYDMVYKDKIAVLTPGGNHHAEEYWAWMNKGNAASLWMPLWYMSRFEQYMPDLKGKIVVRPMPSFPGGKKSAGMGGTATVIANQTKHEELAKQFMAEAKLSKEGSIKTWTVLGFDPIREDAWTDPAMEAPNKYTDYFGTDIFKTLQSIVGDISGLNLTENYPDATSLIQKNIMFKVLKEQSDTPEQALREATEELNNK; from the coding sequence TTGAAAAAATCATTAGCATTTTTACTGACTGCTGTTACTTCTGTATCACTACTTTTTGCTGGTTGCGGAAAAGGTGATAAGCCGGCAGATAAAACAGGTAATGATAGTGGAGATGCAACACCAAAGGTTACGACTCTTAATTTCTGGACTTTTCAAGAACTTCATAAACAGTTTTGGGATGATGCAGTAATCACTTGGAACAAGAATCATCCTGATAAGCCAATTGAGGTAAAGACTGATGTATATCCCTATGATGATATGCATAACAAGCTATTAATAGCTCTTCAGTCGGGCACTGGAGCACCGGATATTGCAGATATAGAAATTAGTAAATTCGAAAATTATGTTAAAAGCAGCAATCCTCCTTTACTTGAATTAAATGACATAGTTGAACCTGTGAAGGATAATTTAGTCATGGGAAGATTAGATACCTATGCTAAGAACGGTAAATACTATGGCGTAGATTACCACGCAGGTGCTCAAGTTATGTATTATAATAAAGAAATTCTAGAAAAAGCAGGAGTAAATGTTGATGACATTAAAACTTGGGATGATTATATGGAAGCAGGTAAAAAAGTGGTTGCAGCCACTGGAATACCAATGGCTACAATTGAGACCACAGATCAATGGACATTCTATCCGCTTATAAATATGCAAGGTTCAGATTACTTTGATAAGGATGGAAAGGCACAATTAGATAACCAAATAAATATTAAAACCCTCCAAATGCTTTATGATATGGTATATAAAGATAAAATAGCTGTACTAACTCCTGGTGGAAACCATCATGCAGAAGAATATTGGGCATGGATGAATAAGGGAAATGCTGCATCATTATGGATGCCCTTGTGGTATATGAGTAGATTCGAACAATATATGCCGGACTTAAAGGGCAAAATTGTTGTAAGACCAATGCCTTCCTTCCCTGGTGGCAAGAAGTCTGCAGGTATGGGTGGAACTGCAACTGTAATCGCAAATCAAACTAAGCATGAAGAGCTAGCTAAGCAATTTATGGCTGAAGCAAAACTATCCAAGGAAGGAAGCATAAAGACTTGGACAGTTCTTGGCTTTGACCCAATAAGAGAGGATGCTTGGACAGATCCTGCTATGGAAGCTCCAAATAAATATACTGATTATTTTGGTACAGATATATTTAAGACACTTCAATCAATAGTAGGAGATATCAGTGGATTAAATCTAACAGAAAATTACCCAGATGCTACCTCTTTGATCCAGAAGAACATTATGTTCAAGGTTCTAAAGGAACAAAGTGATACACCTGAACAAGCATTAAGGGAAGCCACTGAGGAACTTAACAATAAGTAG
- a CDS encoding AraC family transcriptional regulator — MEWITAIKKAIKYMEDELLTVKGPEEVADHVHISPMYLQRGFQIMTGFTIGEYIRNRRLYLAAMELVNTGNKIVDVALKYGYETPESFTKAFTRFHNATPTEVRKKMRAVKTFLPLRVSIFIQGGDNMNYTVEKMAGFKVIGFSREFSFDMAYKDIPKYWDEIFKKYEANLFAGNAPANEIEQAVYDNRIGEFGVCIDDIGKEGKFRYMIAGRYTGGHVPEGMEIYELPEAEWAKFKCVGPMPESLQTVNTQIWKEWLPGNGEYELAGYYNIEWYSASGSTKDPDYQSAIWIPVKRK; from the coding sequence ATGGAATGGATAACTGCAATTAAAAAGGCTATAAAGTATATGGAAGATGAGCTGCTAACTGTCAAGGGCCCTGAAGAGGTAGCAGACCACGTTCATATATCACCCATGTACCTTCAGCGTGGTTTTCAAATTATGACCGGATTCACCATTGGCGAATACATCAGAAACAGAAGATTATATCTGGCGGCAATGGAGCTAGTAAACACTGGTAATAAGATCGTCGATGTGGCGCTTAAGTATGGGTACGAGACACCGGAGAGCTTTACAAAAGCATTTACCCGTTTTCATAATGCCACACCTACAGAAGTCCGAAAGAAAATGAGAGCTGTAAAAACCTTTCTTCCGCTGAGAGTAAGTATTTTTATTCAAGGAGGAGATAATATGAACTATACTGTTGAAAAAATGGCTGGCTTCAAAGTGATCGGATTTTCAAGGGAGTTTTCTTTTGATATGGCTTACAAAGATATACCAAAATACTGGGATGAGATTTTTAAGAAATATGAGGCAAATTTATTTGCAGGAAATGCTCCGGCAAATGAAATTGAACAAGCAGTCTATGACAACCGTATTGGAGAATTTGGAGTTTGTATTGACGATATAGGCAAAGAAGGAAAGTTCCGTTACATGATAGCCGGAAGATACACGGGTGGTCATGTTCCGGAAGGTATGGAAATTTATGAACTACCTGAAGCAGAGTGGGCAAAATTTAAATGTGTCGGACCTATGCCTGAGTCATTGCAGACTGTAAATACCCAGATTTGGAAGGAATGGCTTCCTGGTAACGGTGAGTATGAGCTGGCAGGGTATTATAACATTGAATGGTATTCTGCTTCAGGCAGCACAAAGGATCCAGACTATCAGAGTGCAATTTGGATTCCTGTAAAAAGAAAATAA
- a CDS encoding GNAT family N-acetyltransferase, with protein sequence MVIETDRLILREMTEDDFGSLYAVLADSDIIGYYPYSFDEARVRGWIRKNRESIAYGCQLIDEFEDEENEITKLYTINRTQWEKYIKIATDYINI encoded by the coding sequence ATGGTTATAGAAACAGATAGATTGATTTTACGAGAGATGACAGAAGATGACTTTGGATCATTGTATGCTGTTCTTGCAGATTCGGATATTATAGGGTATTATCCCTATAGTTTTGACGAGGCTAGAGTGAGAGGATGGATAAGAAAAAATAGAGAGAGCATAGCTTATGGGTGTCAGCTAATTGATGAGTTTGAAGATGAAGAGAATGAAATCACTAAATTATATACAATTAATCGTACCCAGTGGGAGAAGTATATAAAAATAGCCACCGATTATATTAACATATAA